In Francisella orientalis FNO12, the sequence GTGAATAGTATAGAAAAAGGAATTCTTTATGTCGTAGCAACGCCTATTGGGAATTTGCAAGATATAACTTATAGAGCGGTGAGTATTCTAAGTAGTGCTGATGTGATTTTAGCAGAGGATACGCGTATGACTATTAAGCTATTGACGAATCTCAATATTCGTGGTGATCAGAAGTTGATCTCATGTCATGATTTTAATGAGGAGTCACGAGTTGAGTATGTCAAAGAGCTTTTAAGCAATGATAATAGCATAGCTTTGGTAAGTGATGCAGGGACACCATTAATTTCAGATCCAGGTTATAAGATAGTTGCAAGCTTACGTAACAGCGGACATAAGGTTGTACCTGTACCAGGTGTTAGTGCATTGATAACGGCATTATCTGCGGCAGGCTTACCTTCGGATAGTTTTCTGTTTAAAGGATTTTTATCAGCGAAACAGGCTAAAAGACAACAGCAAATTCGTGACCTGCAACTAGCAAATGCAACAGTAATAATATATGAATCTGTACATAGAATTACTTATCTTTTAGATGATCTGTTAGAGATAATGCCTCATAACAATATTGTTGTTGCTAAGGAGCTTACAAAGCAGTTTGAGAAATTTGTAGCTGGTTCTGTAGAGGAAGTCTATGATTTTTTTAAAAGTAATCCTGATATTATAAGAGGAGAGTTCGTTGTTATTATTGATTGTAATAATACCAATGATATTACTGATCAGAGTAACCTAAATGTTGATATTGATGATTTACTAAAAGATTTGCTAGAGGATATGCCTGTTAAAAAAGCAGTTAAGTTAGTGGTTAAGCTCACAGGAGCTAAAAAAAATGACATTTATGAGAGAGCATTGGCTGTCAAAAAAGATATTTAATAGCTAATTCCTAGGCTTCAAACTTTATCGAACTTCTGTGGTTATTTTGGTAGTTCGCTCTTAAATCCCTCTAAAAAAGCATTTTTATCTTGTTCACTCTCTAGGTTATTGCTATAAAAAGTATCCATGATATAACTAAATTCCGCTACTTGTTGCTTTGAGAGATTATATTTCTCATTGTTTAGACCTGCTTTCATACCTTCAATGAAAGATTTCTTGTCTACAATATTTGATGAGCTATAGTTTTTGGTATTTCAAATAAATTAAAACCTAAGCTATAATTAAACTGATCAGCACTAATATCTTTAGGAAGAGTCTGAGAATCACTATTGAGAATTTCTTGAAGCTTAGTGCTTTCTATGAGCTTAAATTTAGGTTTTGTATTGCTGTAATGATCAGAGATGCCAGATAAAACTATTTTAGGATTGTATAGTTTGGTTGGACTTGAACTAAAAAGAAAGCCTTTCTTAAGACTACTCATTCCGGTTTTATATCCTATCGAGAGGCTAATTTTTTTATTATCATGTTTTTTTAGCAAAAAGTTATCTTGATTATTTATTTTATCTTTTAGGCCTTTATAGAAGTCCTCTAAAGAATATTTTTCATCCATACCACAGATATTTTTATCTTTGAGTTCTTTTGCAAAAATTACAGCGTTATTGTAGTAGTCTTGAGAGTTAGTATTTACTATTTGTGAGCTGATATCTAAAGATATGCTTAGTAGACAAATTAGAGGGATATACAAATTTTTAAGAATTTTAGTTAGCATAAATTAAAAAAAACACATTTGTGCTAATAGATTATTTTGTTGCTATACTATAAATATAAAACTATATAAAAATAAAATATTATGCTACAGCGAGCATTTTATACTCTAAGGCAGATGTTTAAGTATCGAAAAGCTCTAAAGTTATCTGATACTAATTATCTAGAGACTATAATAAATTTAACTCCGGAGATGCTGACTAAGAATCAGGTTAAATATCTTGCTCTAGATTTTGATGGGGTTTTGGCAAGTCATGGTAAGCCTGAAATGCATCCTGAAGTTTTGAGTTGGCTTACGAAATTTGTTACTAATTTTTCAGAAGATAGAGTTTTCATTCTTTCTAATAAACCTACTCAAGAGCGACTAGAATACTTTAAAAAATATTTTCCACAGATAAGGTTTATATCAGGTGTTGCAAAAAAACCATACCCAGATGGTCTAGAAAAAATAATTGATCTGCTTGGTTGCCAGCCTAATGAGTTAGCGCTTGTTGATGATAGGTTGCTAACAGGATGTCTTGCTTGCTTGATAGCGGGTTGTTACCCGATACTGATAACAAGGCCTTATGTTGATAGAGATAACTACACAAAAGAAGAGAGATTCTTTAGTTTTCTTCGCTATTGTGAGCAAAAAACATTTCTACCTAAAGCGTAATCACTAGTATTTTATTTGATTATTACTTAATATTATATTAGTAGCTTTAAATTAAAATTTATTTATGAAGATAATTGTTATTTCGACAGTCTGGATGTCATTTTTGTGTATGGCTTTTGCTAATACTACATTTACACAATCTTTTTTTGGAGACTATGATCATTCAACAGATAGTAGTTTTGCATATGAAAATAATAGCTATAGAGATGATGGAAAAATACAGAAGTATAACAATAAATTCTCTAAAGATGACTCTAATAGTTACAACTGTAGATTTGATGGTTCTGGAGAGTTAAAGTGTGGAAATTATAATATAAATACTAGCTCTAAGCATACTGATAAAGATGCAGCAAAAAATATATCACGACACTACAAGAAGCTAAAAGATGTTAAAGATGTTAAAGATGTAAGTAAAGGTGATGATTTTAATTGTGCGCTTGATGATAAAAAAGATGTCTATTGCTGGGGTGATGGTACTAATGGTGAAAAATGTCTTTTTGATAAGCCTCAGAAGGTTCAGACGGATGTCGAGTTCAGTAGATTAAGCATGGCAACTACCTATACTTGTGGTATTGAGAAAGATGCAAATGATCTGTATTGTTAGGGTAAAAGTCAAAATGGTCAAAGAAATCTCGATTCAACTGTACCTGTAAAAATGTAACCACAAATGTCTCACAATACAAAGCGATTTCTCACAAACTCTAAAAGTTCTAAGATACTTACTGAAATTATTAATCAACTTGAAGACTGTGAGGAGTTTGTTATAAGTGTTGCTTTTGTGACTTTAGGTGGAGTTATTTGTATTTTAGAGACTTTACGTCAATTAAATGCTGAAGGAGTAAAGGGAAAAATCTTAACTGGATGTTATCTAAATTTTACAGAACCTAAAGCTCTTGAGAAGCTCATGGAATTTAATAATATCGAGTTAAAAGTTCTTAGTGATGATAATTTTCATGCTAAAGGTTTCTTTTTTCGTAATAAGGATAGTTGGCGAATAATTCTAGGTAGCTCAAACCTTACTCAGTCAGCACTTACAGTTAATAACGAATGGAATCTGC encodes:
- the rsmI gene encoding 16S rRNA (cytidine(1402)-2'-O)-methyltransferase, whose protein sequence is MNSIEKGILYVVATPIGNLQDITYRAVSILSSADVILAEDTRMTIKLLTNLNIRGDQKLISCHDFNEESRVEYVKELLSNDNSIALVSDAGTPLISDPGYKIVASLRNSGHKVVPVPGVSALITALSAAGLPSDSFLFKGFLSAKQAKRQQQIRDLQLANATVIIYESVHRITYLLDDLLEIMPHNNIVVAKELTKQFEKFVAGSVEEVYDFFKSNPDIIRGEFVVIIDCNNTNDITDQSNLNVDIDDLLKDLLEDMPVKKAVKLVVKLTGAKKNDIYERALAVKKDI
- a CDS encoding YqeG family HAD IIIA-type phosphatase, with protein sequence MLQRAFYTLRQMFKYRKALKLSDTNYLETIINLTPEMLTKNQVKYLALDFDGVLASHGKPEMHPEVLSWLTKFVTNFSEDRVFILSNKPTQERLEYFKKYFPQIRFISGVAKKPYPDGLEKIIDLLGCQPNELALVDDRLLTGCLACLIAGCYPILITRPYVDRDNYTKEERFFSFLRYCEQKTFLPKA
- a CDS encoding RCC1 domain-containing protein — encoded protein: MKIIVISTVWMSFLCMAFANTTFTQSFFGDYDHSTDSSFAYENNSYRDDGKIQKYNNKFSKDDSNSYNCRFDGSGELKCGNYNINTSSKHTDKDAAKNISRHYKKLKDVKDVKDVSKGDDFNCALDDKKDVYCWGDGTNGEKCLFDKPQKVQTDVEFSRLSMATTYTCGIEKDANDLYC